The stretch of DNA CGAGTCGACTTCCACCTGCGTGTGGTTCAAATTGCTCCCCGTTTATCAATAGTTCACCCGCGGCAGGTTCATATAGTCCAAGAAGTGCGCGAATTGTGGTTGTCTTCCCAGATCCATTACTCCCCAGGAAGCCGAAGATCTCACCTCTATTTACAGTAAATGACAGATCATCAATGACGGTTTTACTACCAAAATCCATTCGAAAGTGGTTGATACTAATAATTGGTACAGGCTCTGGTTTGGCTGTTGGCATATAACACTCCAGTTAGTTTCTACCTCCATTATAACATGGCTAATATATTGATAATGCGAACATTAAATTTTGACCTATCAATAAATATATGTTAAAATAAAATAGTAACATCTGCCATATCGGATAGGTGGTCGCAGCAACCGCTGTGATAAATGGCCGACGTCGCGGCTGACAACGATTACACGCACAATGAAAGGTGCATGTAGCATGATCGAATTGGGTACCAAGTGCGAGATAGTCATCTTGCCAAATTCCCACTTTCCTGACTATCTTCCGCTAATGAGGAGTGTGACATTCAGAACTCCTCTTGAAATCGAGTTGTTCAACGCACTCCCGCAAGGATTTCGTGCAACTCGCGGAAACATGATCGTGATCGATGTCCATGAAGCTTCTCTTTCGAGTGACGGTGGAGAACTTTCCTTCAAAGGAATAGTGGAGTTATATTGTAACAAGCATGAAAGTGAGAATCACTTGTACGCGGTTCAAGGGATGGTGTATCGCACTGGTGGCTGGAATGGGCGTGCAACGTTCAAGCCCATTACGATTATTCCCCAGCGGTAAGCCCGCACGACGGAACCCCCTCTCGCCACTAGGCGATGAGGGGTTTTCTATTTAACGATAATTAATGAATGATAGCGAAAAATCAAAATCCTTTGACCGTAATAGGGACATAGCATTTTGAAGATCATCTTTACTCGTGCCAGTTACTCGAACCATATCGCCTTGGATTTGAGTTTTAAGCTTTGGAAGATTTGTTCGTATCTCACTTGTGATAAGTTTTGCATTATCTTGACTAAGACCCTGTTTAAATGGGACTTCCCATGTTGATTTAAGATTGCTATCAACTGGTGTTTTTGTAAGATCGAGTACTTTCGCACTTTGATCTCGACTTGCAAGTTTTTTGCGGATAATGTCAAGCACCGCATCAAGTTGCCATTGCCCTGCTCCGATAATTTTAAATCCTGTCTTGTCACCAAGCCACTCTATAGAAGCTGGTGTTCCTTTAAAATCGTATCGTGTCCCGATTTCTCGTTCTGTTTGTGAAAAAACGTTATTTAATTCGGCTTTATCAAAATCCGATACAATATCAAATGAAAAACTTGGCATATATCTAGTATATCACCTCTTATGATAAGCTGAATAATATGAAACAACTGCTTCATCAATTCGACCACGTTGTTAGTGGCTACATCGCAACATTACCGACCTGGCTCAAGACCCCTTTTCTTCTAATGTCATTTATCGGTCAGCCGATTGTAACAATTTCAATTGGTTTAATCATTGCTGCATTTGCAATTTTTCGATTCAATCAAAGACTATTAATTGCGAGTATAGTTGCGCTATCAACGATGGGGATAAATACGATTATTAAATATACATTTGAGCGTGATCGTCCTGCTACAGAATATGTTTCACATATGGTTATAAAAAGTTATAGTTTTCCAAGTGGACATACGGCAGGATCGACTGTGATCTTTGGTTTATTGGCGTATCTGGCGTTCCAGTTGTTACCGCAACCACTCAACGTCATTGTCTCTGCGCTTTTAGCGTTACTTATTATTGGAATTGGAGTGTCTCGCGTTTACTTAGGTGCTCATTTCCCCAGTGATGTTATATTCGGCTGGATACTCGGGCTTGTTGGTCTTAGTATTATTATCTATATTGTAGCGCCAACAATATGAATATAGTCCTTGTTTACAATCCAAAATCTGGGACGAGCTTAAGTGCCAAAGAGCTACGTATAAAGTGTGAGAGTAACGGTATTAAAATTATTAAGCTAATTCCGCTTAGCCATAAGATAGAGCATCAGCTTAAGCCGTATATAGAAGCTGGTCTAACAATCGCTGCCATCGGTGGAGATGGCACTATAAGCAGTATTGCAGGTATAGTTGCGGGTACGAAAGCGACATTCGCCCCTCTTCCTGGTGGAACGCTCAATCACTTCACAAAAGATCTCGGTATACCACGAGAGATCGATAAAGCGCTTGCCCGTTTAGCACATGCAAAATTGTCGGTAGTTGATGTTGGATCGGTGAATAATAAGGTATTCATTAATAATGTAAGCTTTGGAATCTACCCTGCATCACTAAAAGTACGAGAGGAATATGAATCCAGGATTGGGAAATGGCCAGCTGCAATCGTCGGTACTATATCAGCATTCATAAGATTTCACAGATACAATATTGTACTAGACGGTCGTAGGATCAAAACTCCATTTGTATTTGTCGGTAATAATCTCTATGACATGACAGATATGGGCGTTACAACACGAAAGAGTCTTGTGAGTGGTGAGCTAGGTGTTGTTGTTGTGCGAGCTGCATCGCGCATTCATGTCGTAATGATAGGTATTCGCGTTATTTTAGGTACCGCACATCTCCTTAAAGAATTTGAAGTCTTCACGACCAAAACCATGACAATTGAGGCAAAGCGAAAGTCAATACACGTATCTCACGATGGAGAAGTGAGTAAAATGCATCTTCCTCTTACATTTGAAATTCGTTCGAAATC from Candidatus Saccharimonadales bacterium encodes:
- a CDS encoding YajQ family cyclic di-GMP-binding protein, giving the protein MPSFSFDIVSDFDKAELNNVFSQTEREIGTRYDFKGTPASIEWLGDKTGFKIIGAGQWQLDAVLDIIRKKLASRDQSAKVLDLTKTPVDSNLKSTWEVPFKQGLSQDNAKLITSEIRTNLPKLKTQIQGDMVRVTGTSKDDLQNAMSLLRSKDFDFSLSFINYR
- a CDS encoding phosphatase PAP2 family protein — protein: MKQLLHQFDHVVSGYIATLPTWLKTPFLLMSFIGQPIVTISIGLIIAAFAIFRFNQRLLIASIVALSTMGINTIIKYTFERDRPATEYVSHMVIKSYSFPSGHTAGSTVIFGLLAYLAFQLLPQPLNVIVSALLALLIIGIGVSRVYLGAHFPSDVIFGWILGLVGLSIIIYIVAPTI
- a CDS encoding diacylglycerol kinase family protein — protein: MNIVLVYNPKSGTSLSAKELRIKCESNGIKIIKLIPLSHKIEHQLKPYIEAGLTIAAIGGDGTISSIAGIVAGTKATFAPLPGGTLNHFTKDLGIPREIDKALARLAHAKLSVVDVGSVNNKVFINNVSFGIYPASLKVREEYESRIGKWPAAIVGTISAFIRFHRYNIVLDGRRIKTPFVFVGNNLYDMTDMGVTTRKSLVSGELGVVVVRAASRIHVVMIGIRVILGTAHLLKEFEVFTTKTMTIEAKRKSIHVSHDGEVSKMHLPLTFEIRSKSLRILK